A portion of the Shimia isoporae genome contains these proteins:
- a CDS encoding Rap1a/Tai family immunity protein, whose protein sequence is MRLILALAAAGALASPAAADPKYTAKDLLSPCTEADNDARWGEAAETECEQYIMGFIAGLEATGNAGPGTKICPPDQNTADEARWAFMRWVHGDFTKRKAMPASDGLMAALEERFPCGS, encoded by the coding sequence ATGCGACTGATCCTAGCATTGGCTGCAGCCGGCGCACTGGCATCTCCGGCAGCGGCTGATCCGAAATATACGGCGAAAGATCTTCTTTCGCCTTGCACCGAGGCCGACAACGACGCGCGTTGGGGCGAAGCTGCGGAAACAGAATGCGAGCAATACATCATGGGTTTCATTGCGGGGCTTGAGGCGACTGGAAATGCGGGTCCAGGCACCAAAATTTGCCCGCCGGACCAAAACACGGCCGACGAAGCCCGATGGGCTTTCATGCGTTGGGTGCATGGAGATTTCACCAAACGAAAGGCTATGCCAGCATCTGACGGGTTAATGGCAGCTTTGGAGGAGCGTTTTCCCTGTGGCAGTTGA
- a CDS encoding cytochrome c-type biogenesis protein, with the protein MKLKLVLSVILFALAAPTWALDADEMFADPAQEERARDIGRQLRCLKCRNQSIFDSNAGFAKDLRVLVRERMTAGDTDEEVLEFVRDRYGDYVLMKPPVEAHTFVLWITPAALLILGLGGLGIYLKRRQPTIAQGTILAPEDRQEARRLLDQGEQP; encoded by the coding sequence TTGAAACTCAAATTGGTTTTGTCGGTTATTCTATTCGCCCTGGCCGCTCCTACGTGGGCGCTGGATGCGGATGAGATGTTCGCAGATCCAGCGCAAGAAGAACGGGCGCGGGACATTGGTCGCCAGCTTCGATGCCTAAAATGCCGCAATCAATCCATTTTTGACAGCAACGCCGGGTTCGCCAAAGACTTACGCGTTTTGGTTCGTGAGCGAATGACGGCGGGCGATACGGATGAGGAGGTCTTGGAATTCGTCAGAGATCGCTACGGCGACTACGTGTTGATGAAGCCGCCGGTGGAGGCTCACACGTTTGTTCTATGGATAACGCCTGCGGCGTTGCTCATACTCGGGTTGGGAGGATTGGGTATCTATTTAAAACGCCGCCAGCCGACGATCGCACAGGGAACAATACTTGCACCGGAAGATCGCCAAGAAGCTAGGCGGTTGCTTGATCAAGGGGAGCAGCCATGA
- the uxuA gene encoding mannonate dehydratase: protein MRETWRWFGPNDEISISEIRQTGAAGIVTALHHVPSGDVWGKEDIQKRKCEVATLPDGTKSGLAWDVVESLPVSEAIKTQAPEMKGHIAAYKESLRNLAECGLEVICYNFMPVLDWTRTNLAYQLPNGGTAMMFDLVDFAAFDVHILKRPEASEEFSASILEAARARFEGMCQDKKQAMVDNIVAGLPGAAETWTLNDVRECLGTYSGITAKKLRSNLFDFLGEVVPTAEALGLRLCCHPDDPPFSLLGLPRVVSNLDDYAQLVASIDSPANGITLCTGSLGVSADFDPVDFVDQLGSKVHFCHLRNTTRLQPSDACKTSFFEDEHLGGDVDMAATISALVDEERRRKSQGRSDWEIPMRADHGHSLLSDLDRPVMPGYPLVGRLKGLAELRGVMASVVR, encoded by the coding sequence ATGAGAGAGACTTGGAGATGGTTCGGGCCAAACGATGAGATCTCGATCTCGGAAATCCGGCAAACCGGTGCAGCAGGTATAGTCACAGCGCTGCATCATGTCCCCTCCGGTGACGTTTGGGGCAAGGAAGATATCCAAAAGCGAAAATGCGAAGTCGCCACTTTGCCGGACGGAACCAAAAGTGGCCTCGCTTGGGATGTTGTCGAAAGCCTGCCTGTGTCTGAAGCGATAAAAACGCAGGCGCCGGAAATGAAAGGCCATATTGCGGCCTACAAGGAAAGTTTGCGAAATCTAGCAGAATGCGGTCTCGAAGTAATCTGCTACAACTTCATGCCGGTTTTGGATTGGACGCGGACGAACTTGGCCTATCAGCTGCCAAATGGCGGCACGGCTATGATGTTTGACCTTGTCGATTTCGCCGCGTTCGACGTTCACATCCTGAAGCGCCCGGAAGCTTCCGAGGAGTTTTCAGCCAGCATACTAGAAGCGGCGCGCGCGCGTTTCGAAGGCATGTGCCAAGATAAAAAACAGGCAATGGTCGACAATATCGTCGCAGGCCTCCCCGGTGCTGCGGAAACCTGGACGCTCAATGATGTTCGAGAATGCCTCGGGACATATAGTGGCATCACGGCTAAGAAACTGAGGTCAAACTTGTTTGATTTTCTGGGTGAAGTCGTGCCAACCGCCGAGGCGTTGGGCCTTCGGTTGTGTTGTCATCCGGACGACCCACCCTTCTCTCTGTTGGGTTTGCCGCGTGTGGTGTCAAACCTCGACGACTACGCGCAATTGGTGGCGTCCATTGACAGTCCTGCCAACGGAATAACTCTATGCACTGGCTCTCTTGGAGTTAGTGCAGACTTTGACCCCGTTGATTTTGTTGATCAACTGGGTAGCAAAGTCCACTTCTGCCATTTGCGAAATACCACCCGTCTGCAACCTTCCGACGCGTGCAAAACAAGTTTCTTTGAAGACGAACATCTTGGCGGAGACGTCGATATGGCAGCAACGATATCGGCGCTGGTTGATGAAGAGCGCCGGCGGAAGAGCCAAGGGCGTTCTGACTGGGAAATTCCAATGCGTGCGGACCACGGGCATTCGCTTCTGAGTGATCTCGACCGCCCCGTAATGCCGGGATATCCGCTCGTCGGGCGACTGAAAGGGCTCGCGGAATTACGCGGTGTGATGGCCTCCGTCGTCCGCTAA
- a CDS encoding multiheme c-type cytochrome, giving the protein MKRLLLSLFFTLCASSWASAQEVPEKVDPAVAQEKGCLSCHEGIEDFTDGVMMETIHAMGPDYNDPGGCVVCHGGTPSGLTAEEAHSGSPVDLVDIGGPHTFYPDPGALPVAEKACGQCHDGYAERLTKSLMNTEAGKLQGNLWAWGVIDTYQAIYGNYDLVDEDGPTPSVGTDTYKEYMTAYVEAHPEQIPMSMEQVPDVDVDAISQHPEMAGITYSRQQCQRCHVGVNGREKRGDFRGAGCSSCHVPYSNEGLYEGGDPTIAKDQPGKLLTHQLQGTRKSKVKHGDVEYSGIPTESCVSCHNRGKRIGVSYQGIMEFPYGSPYDASGGKQPKLHTKNYLYIKEDLHHATESRPGNPEGGLLCQDCHTTVDMHGDGNLPGTTLAQVEVECEDCHGTVSKFPWELPIGYGEEFGEVLDGDARGLTEDLTDEQYFAYEYDAQDGYLLTARGNPFGNVVKSGDKVIMHSASGLDFEVPVLKQIGIDGTWKSPNAEVAMMSVGQHMESMECYACHADWAPQCYGCHVTVDYSEGKTDVDWIKNANSRGDNGLTADAELGTNGLTGPGKVSETRSYLRWEEPTLGINGEGRVSPLMPGCQVITTVIDKDGNTVSQNEIWMTPDAGGTKGIDHAAVQPHTAGREARTCESCHNNPKALGYGVSGGRFLNGYENGFTIDLKTETGALIPQQTQVQSQAIPALDHDLSRIVTEDGEQLVSVGSHWPLTGPLPQEMRERIERTGLCMGCHQNMTNEDLWSQVNSPKFVTNDEHKAVMDAALKAYAEEQSKK; this is encoded by the coding sequence GTGAAACGTCTATTGCTTTCACTGTTTTTCACGCTCTGTGCGTCGAGCTGGGCTTCGGCCCAAGAGGTGCCAGAGAAGGTGGACCCTGCAGTGGCACAAGAAAAGGGCTGTTTGTCCTGCCATGAAGGGATCGAAGATTTTACCGATGGCGTAATGATGGAAACCATCCACGCCATGGGGCCGGATTACAATGACCCGGGCGGCTGCGTCGTCTGTCACGGCGGCACCCCGAGTGGTTTAACTGCCGAAGAAGCCCACAGCGGCAGCCCTGTTGACCTCGTCGACATCGGGGGACCGCACACGTTTTACCCCGATCCCGGTGCATTGCCTGTCGCAGAGAAAGCCTGTGGCCAATGTCACGATGGGTACGCAGAGCGACTGACCAAATCCCTGATGAACACCGAAGCAGGCAAGTTACAAGGGAACTTGTGGGCGTGGGGTGTCATCGACACCTATCAGGCGATCTATGGCAACTACGATCTGGTCGATGAAGACGGCCCAACGCCTTCCGTCGGTACTGACACATACAAAGAGTATATGACAGCCTATGTTGAGGCGCATCCCGAACAAATTCCGATGTCGATGGAACAAGTTCCGGATGTAGACGTCGATGCTATCAGTCAGCACCCGGAGATGGCGGGGATAACCTATTCACGACAGCAATGCCAACGGTGTCACGTCGGTGTGAACGGCCGTGAAAAGCGTGGCGATTTCCGCGGCGCGGGTTGCTCATCGTGTCACGTACCTTACTCGAATGAAGGTCTATACGAAGGTGGTGATCCCACGATTGCGAAAGACCAGCCAGGCAAACTTCTGACGCACCAACTTCAAGGGACACGCAAGTCCAAAGTGAAGCATGGAGACGTAGAATATTCGGGGATTCCCACAGAAAGTTGCGTGAGTTGCCATAACCGTGGCAAACGGATCGGCGTTAGCTATCAGGGCATCATGGAGTTCCCTTACGGATCACCCTATGACGCATCCGGAGGCAAGCAGCCCAAGCTTCACACCAAAAACTACCTCTATATCAAAGAGGATCTTCACCACGCGACAGAGTCGCGACCGGGCAACCCTGAAGGCGGACTGCTTTGCCAAGACTGCCACACCACCGTCGACATGCACGGCGACGGCAACCTTCCCGGCACAACGCTGGCACAAGTTGAGGTGGAATGTGAGGACTGTCACGGCACCGTCAGCAAGTTCCCATGGGAGCTCCCCATAGGATATGGCGAAGAATTCGGCGAAGTGCTTGACGGCGACGCAAGAGGCTTGACCGAAGACCTGACTGACGAACAGTACTTTGCTTACGAGTACGATGCTCAGGACGGCTATCTTCTGACCGCGCGAGGCAACCCATTCGGCAATGTCGTAAAATCGGGAGATAAGGTGATCATGCACTCTGCTTCCGGCCTCGACTTCGAGGTTCCTGTTCTGAAGCAGATTGGGATTGATGGCACGTGGAAATCCCCGAACGCCGAAGTGGCAATGATGAGCGTTGGCCAGCACATGGAAAGCATGGAATGTTATGCCTGCCACGCTGACTGGGCACCCCAGTGCTACGGTTGCCACGTGACAGTTGACTATTCGGAAGGCAAAACCGACGTCGATTGGATCAAAAACGCGAACTCGCGTGGCGATAACGGCTTAACCGCAGATGCGGAATTGGGTACCAACGGATTGACCGGTCCGGGCAAGGTCTCTGAAACACGCAGTTATTTGCGCTGGGAAGAGCCGACCCTAGGTATCAACGGTGAGGGCCGCGTGTCTCCACTCATGCCGGGATGTCAGGTTATCACAACGGTCATCGACAAGGACGGCAATACAGTCTCGCAAAACGAGATCTGGATGACACCTGATGCAGGCGGGACCAAGGGCATCGACCATGCGGCTGTTCAACCTCACACGGCTGGTCGCGAAGCGCGGACCTGCGAGAGCTGCCACAATAACCCGAAAGCTTTGGGCTATGGCGTCTCGGGCGGTCGCTTCCTGAACGGCTATGAGAATGGCTTTACCATCGATCTGAAGACGGAAACGGGCGCTTTGATCCCGCAACAAACTCAGGTCCAAAGCCAAGCCATTCCGGCGCTCGACCACGATCTTAGCCGGATCGTAACCGAGGACGGAGAACAGCTTGTGTCCGTCGGCTCTCACTGGCCACTCACCGGTCCGCTTCCTCAGGAAATGCGGGAACGCATCGAGCGTACTGGCCTCTGTATGGGTTGTCATCAGAACATGACCAATGAGGATCTGTGGTCGCAGGTCAACTCGCCCAAATTCGTAACCAACGACGAACACAAGGCGGTCATGGATGCGGCGCTCAAGGCCTATGCCGAAGAGCAATCTAAGAAGTGA
- a CDS encoding heme lyase CcmF/NrfE family subunit, whose amino-acid sequence MIAELGHFMLCLALAAALIQATVPIWGAKAEHAAAMRVADTAAQVQFFAVASSFAALTYAFVVSDFSMRIVALNSHSMKPLLYKVTGVWANHEGSMLLWVLMLALFGVLIAFFGRVIHTPVRAIVLLVQAWIGVGFYLFLLLTSNPFERLPLPPLDGQGMNPLLQDPGVAFHPPLLYLGYVGFSTAFSFAVAALITGRVDPAWARWMRPWVLVAWSGLTAGIALGSWWAYYELGWGGFWFWDPVENASFMPWLIGTALLHSAIVVEKRNALLKWTILLAILTFSLSLIGTFLVRSGILTSVHAFATDPERGVFILLLLSIAIGGALSLFAWRAPQIEEGGVFALWSRESGLLVNNLLLTVACGIVFIGTLYPLGLELVTGDKITVGAPYFNSAFLPVFGVAMFLAGIGPFLSWKRASKDAVLRRAAKCGGVALFGAVVIAVIAPSVSTAGHIGVFVALFLAIATCQDIGARIGWQKSTLIVAFRRLIGLPRSAWGLYLGHFGLAVAAAGVVTVSVWSHEVILSVQPGAAVQVGPYEFVLQETKNERGANFQTTLAKVDVFNDDELISTLWPERRWYPVEQQPTTEAGIETKWHGDLYAVLGDPDGSGRHVVRYYYNAGVPWMWLGALLMSLAAVISLADRRLRVGAPAVRPKKMPSAQPAE is encoded by the coding sequence ATGATTGCGGAACTCGGGCACTTCATGCTTTGCCTCGCGCTGGCTGCTGCATTGATACAGGCCACAGTACCGATTTGGGGCGCGAAAGCCGAACACGCAGCTGCTATGAGGGTCGCGGATACCGCAGCTCAGGTGCAGTTTTTTGCTGTCGCCAGTTCGTTTGCCGCTTTGACCTATGCCTTTGTCGTATCAGATTTTTCAATGCGTATTGTTGCGCTTAATTCGCACTCGATGAAGCCGTTGCTGTACAAAGTGACTGGCGTTTGGGCCAACCATGAAGGCTCCATGTTGCTCTGGGTATTGATGCTGGCGCTCTTTGGCGTGTTGATTGCATTTTTTGGGCGTGTCATTCACACACCCGTCAGGGCCATCGTCCTTTTGGTCCAGGCTTGGATCGGGGTGGGCTTCTACCTTTTCCTTCTTTTGACATCAAACCCGTTTGAGCGCTTGCCATTGCCGCCGTTGGACGGGCAAGGCATGAATCCGCTTCTTCAAGACCCCGGCGTCGCGTTTCACCCACCGCTGCTTTATCTCGGCTACGTTGGGTTTTCGACGGCGTTTTCTTTTGCGGTAGCGGCATTAATAACCGGAAGGGTAGACCCAGCGTGGGCGCGCTGGATGCGTCCTTGGGTTTTGGTCGCTTGGTCAGGACTAACGGCTGGTATCGCGCTAGGCAGTTGGTGGGCTTACTATGAATTGGGGTGGGGAGGGTTCTGGTTTTGGGATCCGGTCGAGAACGCGTCATTTATGCCTTGGTTGATTGGTACCGCCCTGCTCCACTCTGCGATCGTTGTTGAAAAACGCAATGCGCTGTTGAAGTGGACTATCCTGCTTGCAATCCTAACGTTTTCTCTCTCGCTGATTGGCACGTTCCTCGTTCGATCCGGCATACTGACTTCCGTCCATGCTTTTGCCACTGACCCGGAAAGAGGCGTCTTTATTCTTCTGCTGTTGTCAATCGCCATCGGTGGCGCGTTGTCGTTGTTTGCGTGGCGCGCGCCGCAGATTGAAGAGGGGGGCGTTTTTGCACTTTGGTCCCGCGAGAGTGGTTTGCTCGTCAACAACTTGCTTTTAACTGTTGCCTGCGGGATCGTCTTCATAGGCACTCTGTATCCGCTCGGACTTGAGCTGGTTACAGGAGACAAGATTACGGTAGGCGCGCCTTATTTTAATAGTGCCTTTCTACCGGTCTTTGGTGTCGCAATGTTCTTGGCTGGAATAGGGCCGTTCTTAAGTTGGAAACGAGCGAGCAAAGACGCAGTTTTGCGGCGCGCCGCAAAATGCGGAGGGGTTGCACTTTTCGGTGCCGTCGTCATCGCTGTGATTGCACCATCTGTATCTACGGCCGGCCATATCGGTGTTTTCGTGGCGCTTTTTCTTGCCATTGCGACATGTCAAGACATTGGCGCCCGTATAGGCTGGCAGAAATCCACCCTAATTGTTGCTTTTAGGCGATTAATCGGATTGCCGCGTTCTGCTTGGGGTCTGTACCTAGGTCACTTTGGATTAGCAGTGGCTGCCGCTGGTGTTGTGACGGTTTCGGTTTGGAGCCACGAGGTAATTCTAAGCGTGCAGCCCGGAGCCGCCGTTCAGGTGGGGCCATACGAATTTGTCCTTCAAGAAACCAAGAACGAAAGAGGGGCAAATTTTCAAACGACACTGGCAAAAGTTGATGTGTTCAACGATGACGAATTGATTAGCACGCTTTGGCCGGAACGCAGGTGGTATCCAGTGGAACAACAACCTACGACCGAGGCTGGAATTGAGACCAAATGGCATGGTGACCTTTATGCCGTGCTCGGTGATCCGGATGGCAGCGGCAGGCATGTCGTGCGTTATTACTACAATGCGGGGGTCCCTTGGATGTGGCTTGGCGCCCTCCTGATGTCGCTTGCCGCGGTGATTTCTCTCGCAGACAGGCGGCTTCGCGTGGGTGCTCCGGCAGTCAGGCCGAAAAAAATGCCTTCGGCGCAACCAGCGGAGTGA
- a CDS encoding Crp/Fnr family transcriptional regulator, whose protein sequence is MLRGHLQEVTVPRPATTCDSCRRTHCGLFDDDISERSNEQLLLGRGDRLEAGQEVGCMTFWVIAGGTAASCTNFADGRRQIVSIERTGDVVCGLMSGENTQSWLEALEDCEIWKFDLSADAQNLRHDPRFLAATFSIVHHRLARSQDRISALGRLDSQERVLLYLAEHAIRHSAIDPIAPVTTLTMSREDIADYLGLNAETVSRILTRIKKSGLVKFLNRSEYVIPDFGAVERRLPVDLHDPRTSCHARLLLEAFQ, encoded by the coding sequence ATGTTGAGAGGACACCTGCAAGAGGTGACTGTGCCCCGTCCGGCGACGACGTGTGATAGCTGTCGAAGGACGCATTGCGGCCTGTTCGACGACGACATTTCGGAGCGTTCAAACGAACAGCTATTGTTGGGCCGCGGTGATCGATTGGAGGCCGGACAGGAAGTTGGGTGCATGACTTTCTGGGTGATTGCGGGGGGAACAGCTGCCAGTTGCACCAACTTTGCGGACGGGCGTCGGCAGATTGTGTCGATTGAACGCACCGGTGATGTAGTTTGCGGGTTGATGTCCGGTGAAAACACACAAAGCTGGCTTGAGGCGCTTGAAGACTGCGAAATCTGGAAGTTCGATCTCTCTGCCGATGCGCAAAACCTTCGCCATGATCCAAGATTTCTTGCCGCGACCTTTTCAATTGTTCACCATAGGTTGGCCCGAAGTCAGGATCGGATCTCAGCACTTGGCCGTCTGGATAGCCAAGAACGGGTTTTGCTTTATCTAGCGGAGCATGCGATCCGCCATTCTGCAATAGACCCCATCGCTCCCGTAACGACTCTGACAATGAGCCGCGAAGACATTGCTGACTATCTTGGCCTAAACGCGGAGACTGTCAGTCGCATTCTCACTCGGATCAAAAAATCTGGCTTGGTCAAGTTTCTGAACCGCTCGGAATACGTGATCCCTGATTTTGGCGCAGTTGAAAGACGCCTTCCCGTCGATCTGCATGATCCACGGACGTCTTGCCATGCACGCTTGCTGCTGGAGGCCTTTCAATGA
- the ccmI gene encoding c-type cytochrome biogenesis protein CcmI translates to MSLWIAIILVGFVAGFWIGLPFLRARTIEMSGADGAISIYRDQLDEIERDLKEGLIRAEEADAAKQEVERRALYAARHLDGGMAGSHRSWPMALSVATFAVVSALGVYAYLGKPGLPDSPLEARKTEVLTKRANAGDMVSRIQLLIDRTEKNPDNFEDWWMLAEAHKAVGDNSSAAEAYRQAAVLSGDRPAVISAYAEALTVANGNKVPAGARVIFEQVMRETGEPRATYYVALAKAQAQDFEGAIEGWMLLLQASSADAPWVPTVRRDVVNMARFLNHDVTLYLPDATPAEIAAAGGAEPSLTPADGSGQAALLARIEEDSSDYRAWIDLINLQAKSGDEAAAVATLDKARSRFSGAPFLLQKLAETERLLGLDALGDTGRGPDAEAMAAAAEMTQAERDEMIAGMVAGLAARLEEEPNDPDGWVMLVRSYATLGDVEKAKGAAAKARELFANDARVLGLMERAFADLSL, encoded by the coding sequence ATGAGCCTCTGGATAGCAATTATTTTGGTGGGCTTTGTAGCCGGTTTTTGGATTGGATTGCCCTTCTTGCGCGCTCGTACAATTGAAATGAGCGGTGCAGACGGTGCGATTTCGATCTATCGGGACCAACTGGATGAGATTGAACGTGACCTCAAGGAAGGTTTGATCCGCGCTGAGGAAGCCGACGCCGCGAAACAGGAAGTGGAGCGACGAGCTCTCTATGCAGCTCGTCATTTGGACGGCGGAATGGCGGGTTCTCATCGATCTTGGCCCATGGCGTTGAGTGTGGCCACATTTGCCGTTGTCAGTGCCCTCGGCGTTTATGCCTATCTTGGGAAGCCAGGACTGCCGGACTCGCCACTAGAGGCACGTAAAACCGAAGTTCTGACCAAACGTGCCAACGCCGGCGACATGGTTAGCCGGATCCAGCTGTTGATCGATCGCACAGAAAAAAATCCAGACAACTTTGAAGACTGGTGGATGCTGGCCGAAGCGCACAAGGCTGTGGGTGATAACAGTTCTGCGGCAGAGGCTTACCGACAGGCGGCCGTTTTGTCGGGAGATCGTCCTGCTGTAATATCGGCTTATGCCGAGGCTCTGACCGTCGCAAACGGAAACAAGGTGCCAGCCGGTGCTCGAGTCATTTTTGAGCAAGTGATGCGAGAAACAGGCGAGCCCAGGGCGACCTACTATGTTGCGCTTGCAAAGGCGCAAGCACAGGATTTTGAAGGTGCCATAGAAGGCTGGATGTTATTGCTGCAGGCCTCGTCAGCTGATGCTCCTTGGGTCCCAACTGTCCGGAGAGATGTCGTTAATATGGCGCGGTTCCTCAATCATGATGTAACTCTGTATCTCCCCGATGCGACCCCTGCTGAGATAGCTGCCGCAGGCGGGGCGGAGCCGTCTTTGACACCTGCGGACGGTAGCGGCCAAGCGGCATTGCTCGCTCGTATCGAAGAAGACAGTTCCGACTACCGCGCGTGGATAGATCTCATCAATCTACAAGCCAAGTCCGGGGATGAAGCTGCTGCTGTGGCAACTTTGGATAAGGCCAGAAGTCGATTTTCGGGCGCCCCTTTCCTACTGCAAAAACTCGCAGAAACCGAGCGTTTATTGGGGCTTGACGCGTTGGGAGACACTGGGCGAGGCCCAGATGCCGAGGCGATGGCGGCGGCGGCGGAGATGACGCAGGCGGAGCGTGATGAGATGATTGCGGGTATGGTTGCGGGGCTTGCGGCGCGACTGGAAGAGGAGCCGAATGATCCGGACGGTTGGGTCATGCTGGTTAGAAGCTATGCGACCCTTGGTGACGTTGAGAAGGCAAAAGGTGCGGCGGCAAAGGCCCGTGAATTGTTCGCGAACGATGCGCGCGTTCTTGGATTGATGGAGCGCGCATTTGCGGATTTGTCACTTTGA